A genome region from Ottowia testudinis includes the following:
- a CDS encoding alpha/beta hydrolase — protein MTGRWAMPVGVPSRRAALHSLAALSLSACTGLPLMTPPLTRHIESRLHLAQPGQRAPTLLILLPGAYDGPADFERQGFVDAVRARGLAADVQLVDAHAGYYTAQRIVEQLHTDVLQPARAAGHAQVWLCGISLGGYGALLTAREHGPLIDGMFTMAAFLGRRDLPAAIAQAGGLAAWPGELEGADVHDLALWRWLRGYATPPEAARRPRLFMGWGEDDRFVMSNRLVAATLPPSQVLTTSGGHQWAPWKRLWARFLDRAPWADPRTTPRD, from the coding sequence ATGACGGGGCGCTGGGCCATGCCGGTTGGCGTGCCCTCGCGCCGCGCCGCCCTGCACAGCCTGGCCGCCCTGTCCCTTTCCGCCTGCACCGGCCTGCCCTTGATGACACCGCCGCTCACCCGCCACATCGAAAGCCGCCTGCATCTCGCCCAGCCGGGCCAGCGCGCGCCCACGCTGCTGATCCTGCTGCCCGGCGCCTACGACGGCCCGGCCGATTTCGAGCGCCAAGGCTTTGTCGATGCGGTGCGCGCCCGCGGTCTGGCCGCCGACGTGCAACTGGTGGATGCGCACGCCGGCTACTACACCGCGCAGCGCATCGTCGAGCAGCTGCACACCGACGTGCTGCAACCCGCGCGCGCGGCGGGTCACGCCCAGGTGTGGCTGTGCGGCATTTCACTCGGCGGCTATGGAGCGCTGCTCACGGCGCGCGAGCACGGCCCGCTGATCGACGGTATGTTCACCATGGCCGCCTTTTTGGGCCGGCGCGACTTGCCCGCCGCCATCGCCCAGGCCGGCGGGCTGGCCGCGTGGCCTGGAGAGCTTGAGGGCGCCGACGTGCACGATCTGGCGCTGTGGCGCTGGCTGCGCGGCTATGCCACGCCGCCCGAAGCCGCGCGCCGCCCGCGCCTGTTCATGGGCTGGGGTGAGGACGACCGCTTCGTCATGAGCAACCGGCTGGTGGCGGCCACGCTGCCGCCCAGCCAGGTGCTGACCACGAGCGGCGGCCACCAGTGGGCGCCATGGAAGCGCCTGTGGGCGCGCTTTCTGGACCGCGCACCGTGGGCCGATCCGCGCACCACGCCTCGCGACTGA
- a CDS encoding DUF3667 domain-containing protein, protein MADHLAPPPVPTTPHPTAPSVQAAAAPGTPVDDEASFNPVPPARTTVINSDALFTTDQCLNCGALLSGTFCAACGQKKAARIGAKTVRTETWERFRWFEWGPIKKALRVIPQPGTVARQYVMGMRKDHMHPMSLLLLVIGFLLIALGYTDYLKPEFPSEVAARMYELVKNYSKWSFSVGIVAVFISTWALFRKRMGYNLTELLAFSIYCQAVFIALQMANQLPLVLVKTPEMLKWHKTWSPWYMTGIQAVMLMVALKQFFLVDVRREGWRLLAAGALFAGLKWQATQLYARGVVELVMWQMGF, encoded by the coding sequence ATGGCCGACCACCTCGCGCCCCCGCCCGTCCCAACGACTCCACACCCCACAGCCCCCAGCGTCCAGGCGGCCGCGGCGCCCGGCACGCCGGTGGACGACGAAGCGTCCTTCAACCCCGTGCCGCCTGCGCGCACCACGGTCATCAACAGCGATGCGCTGTTCACCACCGATCAATGCCTCAACTGCGGCGCCTTGTTGTCGGGTACCTTTTGCGCCGCCTGCGGACAAAAAAAAGCCGCCCGCATCGGTGCCAAAACCGTGCGCACCGAGACCTGGGAACGCTTTCGCTGGTTTGAATGGGGCCCGATCAAGAAGGCGTTGCGGGTGATCCCACAGCCCGGCACCGTGGCGCGCCAGTACGTGATGGGCATGCGCAAGGACCACATGCACCCCATGAGCCTGCTGCTGCTGGTCATCGGCTTCCTGCTCATCGCGCTGGGCTACACCGATTACCTGAAGCCGGAGTTTCCGAGCGAGGTGGCGGCCAGGATGTACGAGCTGGTCAAGAACTACTCAAAGTGGTCCTTTTCGGTCGGCATCGTGGCCGTCTTCATCAGCACCTGGGCGCTGTTTCGCAAGCGCATGGGCTACAACCTGACCGAGTTGCTGGCGTTCTCGATCTATTGCCAGGCGGTATTCATCGCCTTGCAGATGGCCAACCAGCTGCCGCTGGTGCTGGTCAAGACGCCGGAGATGCTCAAGTGGCACAAAACCTGGTCGCCCTGGTACATGACCGGCATCCAGGCCGTGATGCTGATGGTGGCGCTCAAGCAGTTCTTTCTGGTCGACGTGCGGCGTGAAGGCTGGCGGCTGCTGGCGGCGGGGGCGCTGTTTGCCGGGCTCAAGTGGCAGGCGACCCAGCTGTACGCGCGCGGCGTGGTGGAACTGGTGATGTGGCAGATGGGGTTTTGA
- a CDS encoding aldehyde dehydrogenase family protein — protein sequence MQLNFIANQSIASLSGRTLPVIDPSDGQPFDEIPRSDERDIDAAVRAARACFDGPWGKLSAAERGRLLMALSRKVAEHADELAAIEQRDCGKPTRQAQADAAALARYFEFYAGACDKLHGDTIPYQAGYSVFTWREPHGVTGHVIPWNYPMQIFGRSVGGALAAGNCCVVKPAEDACLSLIRVAQLAAEVGFPPGAINIVTGYGHEVGDALARHPGIDHISFTGSPKVGTLIQQVAAERHCPVTLELGGKSPQIIFADADLDAAVPVIINAIVQNAGQTCSAGSRVLIEQAIYDPLLVRLGEAFEALRVGPATLDLDVGPLIRQSQQQRVWDFLSDAQSAGIPMVAQGTVVDEAPETGFYQAPVLLADVPVAHRIAQEEVFGPVLSAMPFKDEDHAVELANATQFGLVAGVWTGDGARQFRMARRVKSGQVFINNYGAGGGVELPFGGYKSSGYGREKGFEALHGFTVLKTVAVRHG from the coding sequence ATGCAGCTCAACTTCATCGCCAACCAGTCCATTGCATCGCTGTCCGGCCGCACGCTGCCGGTGATCGACCCGTCCGACGGCCAGCCCTTCGACGAGATCCCGCGCAGCGACGAGCGCGACATCGACGCCGCCGTTCGCGCCGCCCGCGCGTGCTTCGACGGCCCCTGGGGAAAGCTGAGCGCCGCCGAACGCGGGCGCCTGTTGATGGCGCTGTCGCGCAAGGTGGCCGAGCACGCCGACGAACTGGCCGCGATCGAGCAGCGCGACTGCGGCAAGCCCACCCGACAGGCGCAGGCCGACGCCGCCGCGCTGGCGCGCTACTTCGAGTTCTACGCCGGCGCCTGCGACAAACTGCACGGCGACACCATCCCGTACCAGGCTGGCTACAGCGTGTTCACCTGGCGCGAGCCGCACGGCGTGACGGGCCACGTCATCCCGTGGAATTACCCCATGCAGATCTTTGGCCGCAGCGTGGGCGGCGCGCTGGCGGCCGGCAACTGCTGCGTGGTTAAGCCCGCCGAGGATGCGTGCCTGAGCCTGATCCGCGTCGCGCAACTGGCCGCCGAGGTGGGCTTTCCGCCCGGCGCCATCAACATCGTCACCGGTTACGGGCACGAGGTGGGCGACGCGCTGGCGCGGCACCCGGGCATCGACCACATCAGTTTCACCGGCAGCCCCAAGGTGGGCACGCTGATCCAGCAAGTGGCCGCCGAGCGCCACTGCCCGGTGACACTGGAGCTGGGCGGCAAAAGCCCGCAGATCATCTTTGCCGATGCCGACCTGGACGCGGCCGTGCCAGTGATCATCAACGCCATCGTGCAAAACGCCGGCCAGACCTGCTCGGCCGGCTCGCGCGTGCTGATCGAGCAGGCCATTTACGACCCGCTGCTGGTGCGGCTGGGTGAAGCGTTTGAGGCGCTGCGCGTCGGCCCGGCCACGCTGGACCTGGACGTGGGGCCGCTGATCCGCCAGAGCCAGCAGCAGCGCGTGTGGGATTTCCTGAGCGATGCGCAGTCGGCCGGCATTCCCATGGTGGCGCAGGGCACCGTGGTGGACGAAGCGCCCGAAACCGGCTTCTACCAGGCGCCGGTGCTGCTGGCCGACGTGCCGGTGGCGCACCGCATCGCGCAGGAAGAAGTGTTCGGCCCGGTGCTGTCGGCCATGCCTTTCAAGGACGAAGACCACGCGGTGGAACTGGCCAACGCGACGCAATTTGGGCTGGTGGCGGGCGTGTGGACGGGCGATGGCGCGCGCCAGTTCCGCATGGCGCGGCGTGTGAAAAGCGGCCAGGTCTTCATCAACAACTACGGCGCGGGCGGCGGCGTGGAGCTGCCCTTTGGCGGCTACAAGTCGTCGGGCTACGGGCGGGAAAAAGGCTTCGAGGCGCTGCACGGCTTCACGGTGCTGAAGACGGTGGCGGTGCGGCACGGGTGA
- a CDS encoding helix-turn-helix transcriptional regulator yields the protein MNAMDVIPGWIAESLEALGEPGMVERLLARLGAHMGSHKVVLFCPRPGRDAALACHQAGMPDDFLHRYAALIQVQDAWTAALERQHAQALARGGSLSQQLIATRDLRRTPFYADYLRPLGIDAMVNGIVEDSPEVGTHVLAMYNELGQDEFSPAQFAWLQTVTPWVRTLMRAQRRFERQQRHNQRLEQSLDALPLGLLHATPGGEVRYLNEHARQWLRIDDECRILLRQATGWQARTPQTLAQIDQRLQRLLADCLRQAVPVSVRLRTGDEHPLFAVATPLRGAATPLVQVVLVPEMPQYSAATVSICAALYGLTPAEAALLPLLLQGMTPREMADTQGVKLPTVRTQLASLFAKTGTRRQAELAQRVMRVTTLVAA from the coding sequence TTGAACGCCATGGACGTCATCCCGGGATGGATCGCTGAAAGCCTGGAGGCGCTGGGCGAGCCGGGCATGGTCGAGCGCCTGCTGGCCCGTCTGGGCGCGCACATGGGCAGCCACAAAGTGGTGCTGTTCTGCCCGCGCCCCGGGCGCGACGCCGCGCTGGCCTGCCACCAGGCGGGCATGCCGGACGACTTTTTGCACCGCTACGCCGCGCTGATCCAGGTGCAGGACGCCTGGACGGCGGCGCTGGAGCGCCAGCACGCGCAGGCGCTGGCACGCGGCGGCTCGCTCAGCCAGCAGCTGATCGCCACCCGCGACTTGCGCCGCACGCCGTTTTACGCCGACTACCTGCGGCCGCTCGGCATCGACGCCATGGTCAACGGCATCGTCGAGGACTCACCCGAGGTCGGCACCCACGTGCTGGCGATGTACAACGAGCTGGGGCAGGACGAATTCAGCCCCGCGCAGTTTGCCTGGCTGCAAACCGTCACGCCCTGGGTGCGCACGCTGATGCGCGCGCAGCGCCGCTTCGAGCGCCAGCAGCGGCACAACCAGCGGCTGGAGCAGTCGCTTGACGCCCTGCCGCTCGGGCTGCTGCACGCCACGCCGGGCGGCGAGGTGCGCTACCTCAACGAGCATGCCCGCCAGTGGCTGCGCATCGACGACGAATGCCGCATCCTGCTGCGGCAGGCCACCGGCTGGCAGGCGCGCACGCCGCAGACGCTGGCGCAGATCGACCAGCGGCTGCAGCGCCTGCTGGCGGACTGCCTGCGCCAGGCGGTGCCGGTGTCGGTACGCCTGCGCACGGGCGATGAACACCCGCTGTTTGCCGTGGCCACCCCGCTGCGCGGCGCCGCCACACCGCTGGTCCAAGTGGTGCTGGTGCCCGAAATGCCGCAGTACAGCGCCGCCACCGTGTCGATCTGCGCCGCGCTGTATGGGCTAACGCCGGCCGAGGCCGCGCTGCTGCCACTGCTGCTGCAAGGCATGACCCCGCGCGAAATGGCCGACACGCAAGGCGTGAAGCTGCCCACGGTGCGCACCCAGCTGGCCAGCCTATTCGCCAAGACCGGCACGCGCCGCCAGGCCGAGCTGGCCCAGCGCGTAATGCGCGTGACCACGCTGGTGGCGGCCTGA